The sequence TAAAATTAGAAGAGGTATTGCATGAAGAATGATTAAAAATATTTAAATATTGATGAAGAATTACGGAATAAAAGTATTTCGAGAAAAGTTAAAACTTAAAAAACTATAGGATTATGACCTGGCTGATTTACGCAATCATATCGGTTTTTACCGCTTCTCTCATCACTATTTTGCAGAGAGTTTTGATGAAGGACGAGGACAGTGATCCCCTTTCCTATACCATCGCTCTCGCGTTTTCCGGAGCCTTGATATGTTTGGCATTCGCTTTTATCAATGGTTTTAAAATGCCGCCTATCAAGGAATATCCTTTGAACTTTGTCCTGGAAGCAATGCTTTATGCCTTCAGCACCCTGTTTGCTTTCAAAGCCTTAAAGCTGATTGAAGCTTCCAAAGGAACGATCATTTTGAGCTTTGGCAGCGTTGTAACCATAGCCGCTTCCGCTTTCTTTCTCAACGAATCCCTGACTGCCCAAAGGCTTTTAGGAACGGCTTTGATTATTATTTCCATTATTTTGGTTTCCGAATTAAAGGACTTTTCCATAAACAAGGGCGCTCTTTATGCCTTGATTGCCGCTATCCTTGGGGGTTTGGCCGTGGTAAACGACGCCTATCTAATGAAGTTTTCAGATCCGACCTCATATACGGTTATAGGCTTTTTGCTGCCGGGACTGTTGTTGTCCTTGCTTTATCCAAGTTCGCTTAAAAAACTGAAAGGCCTTTTAAAGCCAAAGCCGGCCAAGACTATGTTTCTTTTGGCTTTTGTTTGGGCAGTTTCCGCCATTGCTTTTAACACGGCCATTGGAAAAGGCGCCTTGGCATCCCAGATTTCTCCGATCTCTCAGTCAAAAGTCATCCTAACCGTGCTGCTGGCAGTAATCTTTTTGAAAGAAAAAGGCAACCTGCCGGCGAAAATTGTCGCCGCCTTAATGACGATGGCAGGAGTGATGGTGATAAGATAGTTATTCTACTGTTACTGATTTTGCCAAGTTTCTCGGTCTGTCTACATCGCGGCCGAGTTTTTTGGCAAAATAGTAAGCAAAAAGGTGGAGAGGGACGATCGTTAATAATGGCGTCAGCAGCTCTAGGGTTTTTGGGACATAGACTACATCTTGCGCCAGCCTTTCCATTTTTCTATTTCCTTCGGTAGTCACGGCAATAATCCTGCCTCTTCTCGCCTTTATTTCTTCAAGATTGGAAGCGGTTTTTACATAGACAGAATCTTGCGGGGCGATGGCCACGGTCAGAAAGTTTTCATCAATCAGGGCAATGGGCCCGTGCTTGGTTTCGCCGGCAGCCAGGCCTTCGGCGTGGGCGTAAGATATCTCTTTAAGTTTTAAGGCGCCTTCGAGAGCGATCGGAAAGCTGTATTTTCTGCCTAGATAAAGGAAGTTTTTGTAAGAGAGGCATTTTGCCGCCAAATCCTCGATTGTCGGGGCACAGTCCAAAATGATTTTTTCGATTTTCTTTGGGATCTCGTTCAGCTCTTCCAGGATCTCTTTTCCCAAATCCTGAGGCATTTTCCTCTGCCTGGCCATCAAGACCATTAACAAAATCAAGTCTGTAATCTGGGCCAGAAAAGCTTTGGTTGAAGCGACGGCCAACTCCGGGCCGGCGTGAGAATAGATGCCGGCTGTAACCATTCTGGCGATCGAAGAGCCGACGACGTTGACTATGCCCAGCGTCAGAATTCCCCTATCTTTGGCTTCCTTGACTACGGACAGGGTGTCGGCAGTTTCTCCTGACTGGGAGACTGCCAGTAAAAGGGTTTTTTGAGTCATCACCGGCTTTCGGTACCTTAATTCGGAAGCCAGATCGGCCTTGGTGGGAATTCCTGCATATTCTTCAAAAAAATACTCAGACAGCTTGGCCGCGTAAAAAGCGGTGCCGCAGCCGCAAATCAGAATATTGTCTATATCTTTGAGCTTTTCTAAAATCCCTTCCAGGCCTCCGAGCCTTGCCGTTCCCTGCTCAAGCAGCAGCCTTCCTCTCAGAGTGTTTTCGACGGCTTTCGCCTCTTCAAAGATTTCTTTGATCATATAGTCGTCAAAGCTGCCCTTTTCCGTTTCCGCGGCGACGAAATCGATAATACCGTTTTCGGCTTTTGTTCCTTCTCTCAGAAAAGATTTTAGCTTAAAACCGTCCCTTTTTACGAAAGCGACGTCGCCGTCGTTGAGATAGACCACTTCTTTTGTCAGCGAGGCGATTGGCGTCTGGTCAGAGGCAACGATAAACTCTTCTTTGCCCGTGCCGAGAATCAAAGGACTGGAAAACCTTGAAGCGATCATGAGCTCGGGATAATCCCTGTTGAAGATAAGAAAGGCGAAACTGCCTTTGACTTGTCTCAGGGCTTTCATGACCGCGTCTTCGTAAACAAGCCCTTCTTTCATCAGCTCTTCAATCAGATGAGGAAAGACTTCGGTGTCTGTTTCTGAAGCAAAAACGTGGCCTTTTTCAATCAGGAGACTCTTGATAGTCTCAAAGTTTTCGATAATGCCGTTGTGGACGACAAAGATCTTTTTGGCGCAGTCCCAGTGGGGATGGGAATTTTCTTTGTTCACTTCGCCGTGAGTCGCCCACCGACTGTGGCCGATGCCCAAACTGCCCTCGGCGTCAGGCTTGATAATCCTGATAAAGTCCTTGATTCTCCCCGGGCTTTTCTCAACGTAAGTCTCTTTTTTGTTTTCGTCATAGATTAAAATCCCGACCGAGTCGTATCCACGGTATTCCAAGTTCTCCAATCCCTTAATGATTATTGGCAAAGCCTGTTTTTTACCGATATAACCGACAATTCCACACATGATGCTACTGCTAAAATTAAAAGTGAAAAGTTAAAAATTGACCTTGACTGAGAAAATTTAATATGTTTTAATCCAAGTATGTCGCTCACAGGTGCGTTTTTTGTCACTCTTGGCGTCTGTGCGGTTTTCATGGTAATTTGGGAAATAGCGATCTGGACAGTCGGTTTTAATTGCCCAAATTGTCATGAGACGAGTTCTGGGCATCGTGGCGCAAAGATTTTCTGCTCCAAATGCGGAACACGAATGGTGCGAACGCCTAAGCCCGATCGCGTCGTCTGCAAGAAATGCGGACGACGAAATGTCCAGCCTAACCGCTTCTGCGTGCATTGTGGCAATCAGCTACAGAACTAGAGTGACCAACCGGAGCCGCTCGGACGTCAACCGGTTTACCAAAGCGGGAGAAAAGGGGGCAAAACAATGGAGAGCAGAGAATCGTTCCTGACAATAGCTCTCCATGATATTATACCCGCACACATCGCTGTGCGGTTTTTTTAATGAATCGTTTTTAAACGCTTCTTTCTCCAGTCTTCAATCTTTTTATGATTTCCTTTTAACAGCACCTTGGGCACTTTCCAGCTTATTCCCTTTTTAGCCTGCCCGCCGTAGCCTTGCTTGTCCGCCGAAGCTTTAGCGGAGGCGGAGCGAAGGCGGGGATTAAAGATTTCCGGCCTGGTATATTGGGGGAATTCGGTGAATCCCCCGCCTTTTTCAATCCTTTCGGGAAGATTCTCTGAATGGCCCAAGACTCCGGGAATCAATCTCGATACGGATTCCATCACCGCCATGGCCGCCACCTCCCCTCCCATCATAACATAATCGCCGACAGACACCTGTTCATCAACCAGATATTTTGCCACTCTCTCGTCCACGCCCTCATATCTGCCGCAAACCATGATAATTCGGTTGAGCTTGGAATATTGATAGGCTGTTTTCTGGTTGAATTTCTTTCCCCTTGGAGAAAATAGAATAGTCTTGAATTTTGCCCCGTCATTCGACGGGGCACCCTGTCGGATGACAGGGTGATTTTTAATTTTCAGTGCAGTGAGCGCGCGATAGATCGGTTCAATCTTTATGACCATCCCCCTTCCGCCGCCAAAAGGCCTGTCGTCAACCGTTCTGTGCTTGTCTTTGGCCCACCTTCTTAAATCAAAAACCCTGATTTTAATCAGTTTTTGCTTTTGCGCCCTTTTTATAATCGACTCATTCAGGAATGAGTCAAAGAATTTCGGGAAAATGGTGATAATGTCAAAAGTAAGCATTTTTAGAAACTGATCAACACAGATTTTTGACAGATTTCCACTGATACACTAATCCGTGAATCCGTCAGAATCCGTAACAGATCCGTGTTGATCCGTAGTATAAACAAAAACGGTGACACTTTTCAGGGTAGCACCGTCTTCGCCGATTGTAAAATTAACCGGAATATTCTTTGTTTAGAGTTTCAGGTCTTCCAGGGTGGCGCTGACTTCTCCCTCTTGAGTTCTTTGTCTGGGAACTCTGCCGCCTTCGGGCTCCTCGATCTTGAGGTTGACCCGGGCGTGATTCTTCAGCCCGACAATTCTCACCAGGCTTCTGATGGATCTTGCCGTGGCTCCGCCCCGGCCGATGATCTGGCCCATGTCCTCGGGGTTGAGTTTCAATGAGAGCAAAACTCCCATTTCGTCAACCCTTCTATCAACCTTGACGTCCTCGGGGTGATCAACCAAGGCCTTGATAAGGAATTCCAGAAAGTCCTGATCTGCGATTACTTTTTCCATTTTTCTTTTGGTGTTAAAAGGATCTTCCGTATTGATCGACCTTTCTTTCTCGATTCTCTAGATAGATGAAAGTCATTCAGGAGAACCGCGCTAATTAAAGTATATCTATTGTTTTTCTTCTGTCAACCCCGGTTTTGTTTCTGGTTCGGCCTTCTCCTCTGCAGGCTTTGTTTCAGCTATCGGCTCTGGTTTTTCTTCTGCTTTGGGCTCCTCTGCAGGCTTTTCCGTTTCTTCTGCTTTTCCAGGTTTTGGCTCTTCGGCGGGTTTTGGTTCTTCAGCAGGCTTCGGTTCTTCTTTTGGCTCCGGTTCTTTCTCTAAAGCTGGCTTTTCCGCCGGTTTTGCTTCTTTGGCTGCTTCGGGTTTTTCTTTCTTTGACTTTTTGATGGTAATCTTTCTTTTTGCCCCTTCAATAACCTTTTCTGATATCAAGAGGTTATGGACTGTGTCTGAAGCTATGGCGCCGACTCCCAGCCAGTATTTTAAACGGTCAGCTTTTAGAATCTTTTCTTTGGTCAGAGGAT is a genomic window of bacterium containing:
- the rpsP gene encoding 30S ribosomal protein S16, with translation MLVIRLFRVGKKNQPVFKIVVTEKKHASRAGRFVEEVGFYNPLTKEKILKADRLKYWLGVGAIASDTVHNLLISEKVIEGAKRKITIKKSKKEKPEAAKEAKPAEKPALEKEPEPKEEPKPAEEPKPAEEPKPGKAEETEKPAEEPKAEEKPEPIAETKPAEEKAEPETKPGLTEEKQ
- a CDS encoding EamA family transporter, with protein sequence MTWLIYAIISVFTASLITILQRVLMKDEDSDPLSYTIALAFSGALICLAFAFINGFKMPPIKEYPLNFVLEAMLYAFSTLFAFKALKLIEASKGTIILSFGSVVTIAASAFFLNESLTAQRLLGTALIIISIILVSELKDFSINKGALYALIAAILGGLAVVNDAYLMKFSDPTSYTVIGFLLPGLLLSLLYPSSLKKLKGLLKPKPAKTMFLLAFVWAVSAIAFNTAIGKGALASQISPISQSKVILTVLLAVIFLKEKGNLPAKIVAALMTMAGVMVIR
- a CDS encoding KH domain-containing protein, with protein sequence MEKVIADQDFLEFLIKALVDHPEDVKVDRRVDEMGVLLSLKLNPEDMGQIIGRGGATARSIRSLVRIVGLKNHARVNLKIEEPEGGRVPRQRTQEGEVSATLEDLKL
- the glmS gene encoding glutamine--fructose-6-phosphate transaminase (isomerizing), which produces MCGIVGYIGKKQALPIIIKGLENLEYRGYDSVGILIYDENKKETYVEKSPGRIKDFIRIIKPDAEGSLGIGHSRWATHGEVNKENSHPHWDCAKKIFVVHNGIIENFETIKSLLIEKGHVFASETDTEVFPHLIEELMKEGLVYEDAVMKALRQVKGSFAFLIFNRDYPELMIASRFSSPLILGTGKEEFIVASDQTPIASLTKEVVYLNDGDVAFVKRDGFKLKSFLREGTKAENGIIDFVAAETEKGSFDDYMIKEIFEEAKAVENTLRGRLLLEQGTARLGGLEGILEKLKDIDNILICGCGTAFYAAKLSEYFFEEYAGIPTKADLASELRYRKPVMTQKTLLLAVSQSGETADTLSVVKEAKDRGILTLGIVNVVGSSIARMVTAGIYSHAGPELAVASTKAFLAQITDLILLMVLMARQRKMPQDLGKEILEELNEIPKKIEKIILDCAPTIEDLAAKCLSYKNFLYLGRKYSFPIALEGALKLKEISYAHAEGLAAGETKHGPIALIDENFLTVAIAPQDSVYVKTASNLEEIKARRGRIIAVTTEGNRKMERLAQDVVYVPKTLELLTPLLTIVPLHLFAYYFAKKLGRDVDRPRNLAKSVTVE
- the trmD gene encoding tRNA (guanosine(37)-N1)-methyltransferase TrmD produces the protein MLTFDIITIFPKFFDSFLNESIIKRAQKQKLIKIRVFDLRRWAKDKHRTVDDRPFGGGRGMVIKIEPIYRALTALKIKNHPVIRQGAPSNDGAKFKTILFSPRGKKFNQKTAYQYSKLNRIIMVCGRYEGVDERVAKYLVDEQVSVGDYVMMGGEVAAMAVMESVSRLIPGVLGHSENLPERIEKGGGFTEFPQYTRPEIFNPRLRSASAKASADKQGYGGQAKKGISWKVPKVLLKGNHKKIEDWRKKRLKTIH